One part of the Haliotis asinina isolate JCU_RB_2024 chromosome 2, JCU_Hal_asi_v2, whole genome shotgun sequence genome encodes these proteins:
- the LOC137273776 gene encoding uncharacterized protein, with product METMASKKSVLKNLCCSNCDELQELVILSCYHSICKTCLKVGDGTKEEKSVTSCPVCKTQDTSSEVNDDLRSQLNTCMREAFQCYRKKILKRQTSSCSICSLRNLHSEATHECLDCGDVLCDVCQKGHCASRITHDHRVVPIEDVRSGKFVVAEAQVVLPCSNTTHKGATYAHFCHTCGKLMCELCLLLEHTGHEILPLQEAARQCGQQLQEQSVKLQTYLTEITSVLEVSNSRHDSIIASRGATLKILQEKTQAVVALIHKQEQEAIEKVTRLCENQLLLVSTMDHKLDLITKLCPKVLSLTYSVLEAKEDLHLLLLCNDLEKCFKESQQLQDSVLMFENKWKIPKFNVKCDFPNTSVIGIKQSFVSPHLMQEESKESVVMSDDANGSQITSVHPGGKQLVRSSTAEDTSTQTNRPHGKIKGNKHTKDQMDVCSNGILTTDTVLSNDAEGTSGYSTHDHTSFQESENEIQLTKSQVIVSKEGKQLLNSLLGCQTTVSSKELTSEGYGVLMTNPVQAVKGSPHGGQYVQSAVPQNTRRSPGQSNARYLQLQNTNLYHLRVVNDTRDPEIKGLAVASGNTTIADNGNKKIRLIDKKGHSANMTKNVLKDYIPAHALAHLGHVVVYICGSCIYIADKSLRTQKTVLLDLDKSACPGLILCKYTDTSFMVGNLPENLVRVYSIYGQLMSMRRSPVPGPITAMSLTNDEHILFSCPGAVSQIQKYGNIVQVFKPPGIPDWFPEGTCMDMKNNLYVANSRQNQIHVFGTRGEQLYVHSTLSDNLVSPRCLAMSLNRLIVSGDHPHLFVYTALEV from the coding sequence ATGGAAACAATGGCATCAAAGAAATCAGTTTTGAAAAATCTGTGTTGCAGCAACTGTGACGAACTGCAGGAGCTTGTGATATTATCGTGTTACCATAGTATCTGCAAAACCTGTCTCAAAGTTGGTGATGGGACAAAGGAAGAGAAATCAGTCACATCATGTCCAGTTTGTAAAACACAAGACACCTCATCAGAAGTAAATGATGATCTTCGCTCACAACTGAATACATGTATGCGTGAAGCATTTCAGTGttatagaaaaaaaatattgaagagGCAAACAAGTTCCTGTAGTATTTGTTCTTTACGAAACCTGCACAGTGAAGCGACCCATGAGTGTCTTGACTGTGGCGATGTTCTGTGTGATGTCTGCCAGAAAGGACACTGTGCATCAAGGATCACACATGATCATAGGGTGGTACCTATTGAAGATGTGAGAAGTGGGAAGTTTGTGGTAGCTGAGGCACAGGTAGTCCTGCCCTGTAGTAACACGACACACAAGGGAGCCACATATGCTCACTTCTGCCACACTTGTGGCAAACTGATGTGTGAATTGTGTCTTCTGTTAGAACACACAGGTCATGAGATCCTTCCGTTACAAGAAGCTGCCAGACAATGTGGGCAACAGCTGCAAGAACAATCGGTAAAACTTCAAACATACCTCACTGAGATAACATCAGTGCTTGAAGTGAGCAACAGTCGGCATGACAGTATTATTGCATCCCGAGGAGCCACCCTGAAAATACTTCAAGAGAAGACACAGGCAGTGGTAGCTTTGATTCACAAACAGGAGCAAGAGGCGATTGAAAAGGTCACACGTTTGTGCGAGAATCAGCTCCTTCTTGTTAGTACAATGGACCACAAATTGGACCTAATCACAAAACTATGCCCCAAAGTGTTGTCGCTTACATACTCAGTGCTTGAAGCCAAGGAGGACCTCCACTTGCTACTTCTTTGCAATGATCTTGAGAAGTGTTTCAAAGAAAGCCAACAATTACAGGATTCAGTActaatgtttgaaaacaaatggaAGATACCCAAGTTCAATGTGAAGTGCGATTTTCCAAACACTTCTGTTATTGGTATAAAACAGTCATTTGTCAGTCCACATCTGATGCAAGAAGAGAGCAAGGAAAGTGTTGTTATGTCAGATGATGCAAATGGAAGTCAGATAACTTCAGTTCATCCTGGTGGTAAACAGTTGGTCAGGTCAAGCACTGCTGAAGACACTTCCACTCAGACCAACAGGCCACATGGTAAAATCAAAGGCAACAAGCATACAAAGGATCAGATGGATGTCTGTAGTAATGGAATCTTGACTACTGACACAGTGCTTAGTAATGATGCTGAAGGCACATCAGGTTACTCAACACATGATCATACGTCATTTCAGGAATCGGAGAATGAAATCCAACTGACCAAATCTCAGGTGATAGTGAGTAAGGAAGGAAAGCAGTTGCTGAACAGTCTTTTAGGATGTCAAACCACTGTTAGCAGCAAAGAGCTGACCTCAGAAGGATACGGTGTCCTTATGACTAATCCAGTCCAAGCAGTGAAGGGGTCACCTCATGGTGGACAGTATGTACAATCTGCTGTTCCCCAAAACACTAGAAGAAGCCCAGGTCAAAGCAATGCCAGATATCTTCAACTTCAAAACACAAATCTTTATCATTTGAGGGTAGTGAATGATACGAGAGATCCAGAGATCAAAGGTTTGGCAGTTGCCTCGGGTAATACAACCATTGCAGACAACGGTAACAAGAAGATTCGTTTGATTGACAAGAAAGGACATTCAGCAAACATGACCAAGAATGTACTGAAGGACTACATCCCTGCTCATGCCCTTGCCCATCTTGGGCATGTGGTTGTTTATATTTGTGGCTCTTGTATCTACATAGCAGATAAATCTCTACGAACCCAGAAGACAGTACTGCTGGATCTTGACAAATCAGCCTGTCCCGGACTTATTCTGTGTAAATACACAGATACCTCATTTATGGTCGGGAATCTTCCTGAGAACCTGGTGCGTGTGTACAGTATTTATGGTCAACTGATGTCCATGAGACGTTCTCCTGTTCCTGGACCAATAACAGCCATGTCTCTGACCAATGATGAACATATCCTGTTCAGTTGTCCAGGAGCTGTGTCACAGATCCAGAAATATGGTAACATAGTTCAAGTCTTCAAACCTCCAGGTATCCCAGATTGGTTCCCAGAGGGAACCTGCATGGACATGAAGAACAACTTGTATGTGGCCAATTCAAGACAGAATCAGATCCATGTATTTGGCACTAGGGGTGAACAGCTATATGTCCATTCAACGTTGAGTGATAATCTGGTGTCACCTCGGTGTTTAGCAATGTCATTGAACAGGCTGATTGTTTCAGGAGATCATCCACATCTATTTgtctatactgctcttgaagTGTAA